One part of the Nitrospiria bacterium genome encodes these proteins:
- a CDS encoding di-heme oxidoredictase family protein: MTFNRTLLLLGKILTGTFASIFLMTGCGADGNISENLNTVNDREISGIAGPPDTSQMASASRVSRGQFSTTNTAADLSFPDLNSEELSIFNQGLSLFSTARTDFTGLGPIFNQTSCLGCHDNSNAPTATPAGRAARTNQTNYTLSSQGVRPDTDAFTLFVDFSSSSGSVIPLSEFGGPIQHVGATGGCSPDIIPDVSIDPFLQGGGIGLRRAVGERAAPPYIGRGLIEAIYADDIVANRDPGDAQTHSSTLLPALATSGCPTGGDCISGRHNENSAANAIIGGDPVIRPARFGLRAAGPTLIQFMIGGSQGEVGLTSPFAPNEQNNNQNGGKKCDQAPDPELKTNDILDLRAMIRLVALPDFDSCLLETPAVTAACTSGGSASSIQNGAALFGVDLTAFRNRMTDTNLPDGLNENALNQADRQLNCAGCHTPIMRTGQSPAEVGAQHLSNKWVPLFSDLLIHDMGEVTVERVSPVLRAPTTIGSGLDISRNLADDALPGQGIANGREWRTPPLMGIGVIGPPFMHDGRVFVNPGAPARTVFTNSGVTPNTELVITDLDSALRAAIELHDLPPADPGVPPVNGGCPVPSGSSADICPTSPNNSQRSEARNVMARWRSLTPAQHQDVINFLKAL, from the coding sequence ATGACTTTTAATCGCACCTTACTACTATTGGGAAAAATCTTGACCGGGACCTTCGCCTCCATTTTTTTGATGACCGGTTGTGGTGCAGATGGAAATATTTCAGAAAACCTAAATACCGTAAATGACCGGGAAATCTCAGGAATTGCGGGTCCTCCGGATACTAGCCAAATGGCCTCAGCAAGCAGGGTTTCAAGAGGACAATTTTCCACAACCAATACAGCAGCGGATCTTTCCTTCCCTGATTTAAACAGTGAAGAACTCTCTATCTTTAACCAGGGGTTATCCCTGTTTTCCACCGCCAGAACGGATTTTACCGGTTTAGGGCCTATATTTAACCAAACCTCCTGTCTGGGATGCCATGATAATAGCAATGCCCCTACAGCCACACCGGCTGGGCGTGCGGCTCGCACCAACCAAACTAACTATACCCTTTCTAGCCAGGGGGTCCGTCCGGATACGGACGCCTTTACTCTTTTTGTCGATTTTTCCTCTAGTTCCGGTTCAGTAATTCCCCTTTCGGAATTCGGTGGTCCGATCCAGCACGTCGGTGCCACCGGCGGTTGTTCTCCGGATATCATCCCTGATGTTTCTATTGACCCTTTTCTTCAGGGAGGGGGCATTGGACTGCGTAGGGCCGTAGGAGAACGGGCAGCCCCTCCCTACATTGGGCGTGGTTTGATCGAAGCCATTTATGCGGACGATATAGTTGCCAATCGAGACCCTGGAGATGCCCAAACCCATTCCTCCACCCTCCTGCCAGCCCTTGCTACATCAGGCTGTCCAACAGGCGGGGACTGCATCTCCGGTCGACATAATGAAAACAGTGCAGCCAATGCAATTATCGGTGGAGACCCCGTGATTCGGCCTGCACGTTTTGGGCTCCGCGCTGCAGGTCCCACCCTAATTCAATTTATGATTGGGGGAAGCCAGGGTGAGGTAGGGTTAACCAGCCCTTTTGCACCCAACGAGCAAAACAACAATCAAAATGGCGGGAAAAAATGCGATCAAGCCCCCGATCCTGAACTTAAAACCAACGACATTTTGGATTTGAGAGCCATGATCCGGCTGGTCGCTCTCCCCGATTTTGACTCGTGCTTATTAGAAACTCCCGCTGTAACCGCCGCCTGCACCAGTGGGGGAAGTGCATCCAGTATTCAAAATGGGGCAGCACTCTTTGGGGTGGACTTAACCGCCTTCCGAAACCGAATGACCGACACCAATCTCCCCGACGGATTGAACGAAAACGCGTTGAACCAAGCCGATCGACAACTCAATTGCGCAGGGTGTCATACGCCCATTATGAGAACAGGACAATCTCCCGCAGAAGTGGGAGCACAACATCTCAGCAATAAGTGGGTCCCTCTATTCTCGGACTTACTGATTCATGATATGGGAGAGGTAACGGTAGAGCGTGTAAGCCCTGTTCTGAGGGCACCCACGACCATTGGAAGTGGTTTAGACATTTCAAGAAATTTAGCAGACGATGCGCTTCCTGGGCAAGGCATCGCCAATGGTCGGGAGTGGCGAACCCCTCCCCTCATGGGAATTGGGGTCATTGGTCCACCTTTCATGCATGATGGACGTGTGTTTGTAAATCCCGGTGCCCCGGCCAGGACTGTTTTTACAAACTCAGGTGTCACACCGAATACGGAACTGGTCATCACTGACCTGGACAGCGCCCTGCGGGCAGCCATAGAACTTCATGACCTACCCCCAGCGGATCCTGGAGTTCCCCCTGTTAATGGGGGATGTCCAGTTCCGTCGGGAAGTTCAGCGGATATTTGTCCGACATCACCCAACAACAGCCAAAGAAGTGAAGCCAGGAATGTCATGGCCCGTTGGCGGAGTTTAACCCCTGCCCAACACCAAGACGTTATTAATTTCTTAAAGGCCCTATAG
- the tkt gene encoding transketolase translates to MDEVQKLEQKCINTIRTLSMDAVQAANSGHPGTAMAMAPVVYSLWNRILRFDPEDPIWSNRDRFVLSIGHASMLLYSILHLTGVKAVNAKYEKLGELSVKLDDIKRFRQLDSKCAGHPEYRWTSGVETTTGPLGQGVATSVGMSMASKWMANYFNRPGFDMIDYDVYAMCGDGCMMEGVSSEAASLAGHLKLSNLCWIYDSNRITIEGHTALAFSEDVATRFMAYGWNVTRVGDANDLEMIGRAFENFKTTPDRPTLIIVDSHIAYGSPNKQDTSAAHGEPLGEEEIRLTKRNYGWPEDAKFLVPDEVPKFFQEGIGKRGHELRESWMAKFKEYKGKYPELADHLYKMQHRQLPDGWDKDIPVFPADQKGLAGREASGKVLNAVGKNIPWIIGGSADLTPSTKTRLTFEGAGDFLPDNGFGRNIHFGIREHAMGSILNGLSLSKIRPFGSGFLIFSDYSKPTIRLSAIMEIPVIYIFTHDSIGVGEDGPTHQPVEQLASLRTIPGLITIRPADANEVADAWRVIAGLQHEPVALILTRQALPTLDRTQYAPPAVLKGAYILIDAPGGKPDVLLLATGSEVALCVEAYDKLKADGIKARVVSMPSLEFFEQQSQEYRDSVLPPSVRARVAVEKASTFGWERYVGLTGHIIGMKTFGASAPLKELVKKFGFTQENVVEAAKGQLAKNK, encoded by the coding sequence ATGGATGAGGTGCAAAAGCTCGAACAAAAATGTATCAACACGATTCGGACCCTTTCCATGGATGCGGTTCAGGCAGCTAATTCAGGACACCCCGGAACCGCCATGGCCATGGCACCCGTTGTTTATAGTTTGTGGAATCGAATCCTTCGGTTTGACCCGGAAGATCCTATTTGGTCCAATCGGGATCGCTTTGTCCTCTCCATCGGACATGCATCCATGCTCCTGTACTCGATCCTTCATCTCACCGGGGTTAAAGCGGTCAACGCCAAGTACGAAAAGCTCGGGGAATTGTCTGTCAAACTTGATGATATTAAACGGTTTCGCCAACTGGACAGCAAATGCGCCGGTCACCCGGAATACCGCTGGACCTCAGGGGTCGAGACCACCACCGGTCCCCTGGGACAGGGAGTCGCCACCAGCGTTGGCATGTCGATGGCAAGTAAATGGATGGCGAATTATTTTAACCGCCCAGGGTTTGACATGATCGATTACGATGTTTACGCCATGTGCGGAGATGGATGCATGATGGAGGGGGTATCCAGTGAGGCGGCTTCCCTGGCGGGTCATCTCAAACTCTCCAACCTATGCTGGATTTATGACAGCAATCGGATCACCATTGAGGGACATACAGCGTTGGCCTTTAGTGAGGATGTGGCCACGCGATTTATGGCCTATGGATGGAACGTTACCCGGGTGGGTGACGCAAATGATTTAGAGATGATCGGGAGGGCCTTTGAGAACTTTAAAACTACCCCGGATCGCCCAACTTTAATTATTGTGGATAGTCACATCGCCTACGGCTCACCCAATAAACAAGACACCAGCGCCGCCCATGGGGAGCCTCTCGGAGAGGAAGAGATCCGATTAACCAAACGAAATTACGGCTGGCCGGAAGATGCAAAATTTCTTGTTCCGGATGAGGTACCAAAATTTTTCCAGGAGGGAATCGGAAAACGAGGCCATGAACTACGGGAATCCTGGATGGCTAAATTCAAAGAGTACAAAGGTAAATATCCAGAACTGGCAGATCATCTTTATAAAATGCAGCATCGTCAGCTTCCCGATGGTTGGGACAAGGATATTCCGGTATTTCCAGCGGATCAAAAGGGTCTTGCGGGCCGGGAGGCTTCAGGGAAGGTGTTAAACGCTGTGGGGAAGAACATCCCCTGGATCATTGGGGGTTCAGCGGACCTGACCCCCTCCACGAAAACCCGGCTCACCTTTGAAGGTGCAGGGGATTTCCTTCCAGATAATGGGTTTGGAAGAAATATCCATTTTGGCATACGAGAACATGCCATGGGATCTATCTTAAATGGTCTCTCTCTTTCCAAGATTCGGCCTTTTGGGTCTGGGTTTCTTATTTTTAGTGACTACTCCAAACCCACCATTAGGTTGAGCGCAATCATGGAAATCCCTGTGATTTACATTTTCACCCATGACTCCATTGGGGTCGGGGAGGATGGTCCGACCCATCAACCCGTGGAACAGTTAGCCTCCCTACGGACCATTCCCGGCCTGATAACCATTCGACCCGCCGATGCAAACGAAGTGGCAGATGCATGGCGTGTGATTGCTGGATTACAACACGAGCCTGTAGCCCTGATTTTAACCCGGCAGGCCCTTCCCACATTGGATCGCACCCAATACGCCCCTCCTGCTGTTCTTAAAGGCGCCTATATCTTGATCGATGCACCCGGGGGAAAACCCGATGTGCTTTTGCTGGCCACGGGAAGCGAAGTTGCACTCTGTGTAGAAGCTTACGATAAACTGAAAGCCGATGGAATCAAAGCACGCGTGGTCAGTATGCCCTCACTTGAGTTTTTTGAGCAGCAGAGTCAAGAATATCGCGATTCAGTACTTCCTCCTTCCGTAAGAGCTCGGGTGGCCGTAGAAAAAGCCTCCACCTTCGGTTGGGAACGCTATGTTGGATTAACAGGCCACATTATTGGAATGAAAACCTTTGGGGCTTCGGCACCACTCAAGGAGTTGGTTAAAAAATTTGGGTTTACACAGGAAAACGTGGTTGAAGCGGCAAAAGGACAGTTGGCAAAAAATAAATAA
- a CDS encoding putative porin yields the protein MKTYVPVVIVILWFLFQPVSGLGQTGVTNEKRIQELEDQVKGIRKELLDAKKERQSFSENAKPGPIQLATSITVRYDITEVEDQTDLLLEDNEIEGFRTRVRFAINYRSDGYVSGGLRLSAGGDPNPTSPFIRLGDSFRSKSFNIDRFFINYQPLTIYDELVFTVGKMPQPFWLGDRGPFRTEMIWDTDVNPEGIVLKVGTPKNFLFNMIQIENTAGFFSIYEATDFRFSGLTGDTYLLADQVLIKVDPGSLGGSIDPGSLGGTVAVALYDFENINSGLRAPNFTPGSGAFVEPGTTAFLLRGGLQRTNNQINYGPGAIGFVEDEFAPLVITSQVYFSIPEQWLEPLGIDFISPELFVLGDYVENLSFGRDDTGFGITGGIRGGGKGFLNPFNLWYTYRNVDADATLATFADSDLGAGTGYDGFEILFNYKILPDLLFQFLYLDFDGFPNKDNNVTRMFFDVVLTF from the coding sequence ATGAAAACATACGTTCCTGTGGTGATTGTGATTTTATGGTTTCTTTTCCAACCGGTTTCCGGATTAGGGCAGACGGGTGTCACAAATGAGAAACGTATACAAGAGTTGGAAGATCAGGTAAAAGGAATACGGAAAGAACTTTTAGACGCCAAAAAAGAACGGCAGTCCTTTTCGGAAAATGCGAAGCCAGGTCCTATCCAACTCGCGACCAGCATTACGGTTCGATATGATATAACCGAGGTAGAAGATCAAACCGACCTCCTGCTTGAGGATAACGAAATCGAAGGGTTTCGGACCCGTGTGCGATTTGCGATTAACTATCGATCTGATGGTTATGTCTCCGGGGGATTGCGTCTGAGCGCTGGGGGAGATCCCAATCCTACATCACCATTTATCCGGCTGGGGGATTCCTTTCGCTCCAAATCCTTTAATATTGACCGGTTTTTTATTAACTACCAACCCCTGACCATTTATGATGAATTGGTGTTTACCGTTGGAAAAATGCCTCAACCGTTTTGGCTTGGGGATCGGGGACCCTTTCGCACCGAGATGATCTGGGATACGGATGTTAATCCTGAGGGTATCGTCCTAAAGGTCGGAACTCCTAAGAACTTTCTTTTTAATATGATACAAATTGAAAACACCGCTGGTTTTTTTTCCATATATGAAGCAACAGACTTCCGGTTTTCAGGCCTAACAGGGGATACCTACCTGTTAGCCGATCAGGTTCTCATCAAGGTGGACCCGGGGTCTCTAGGGGGATCCATTGATCCCGGTAGCCTCGGGGGAACTGTGGCAGTAGCCCTCTATGATTTTGAAAACATAAACTCGGGCCTAAGGGCGCCTAACTTTACCCCTGGATCAGGCGCATTTGTTGAGCCCGGGACCACCGCTTTTCTCTTGCGCGGTGGGCTTCAACGAACCAACAACCAAATCAATTACGGCCCGGGCGCGATCGGGTTCGTCGAAGATGAATTTGCCCCCTTGGTGATTACCAGTCAGGTATATTTCTCAATCCCAGAGCAATGGCTGGAACCCCTCGGAATCGACTTTATTTCCCCTGAGTTATTTGTCCTGGGCGATTATGTCGAAAATTTGAGTTTTGGTCGGGATGATACTGGTTTTGGTATTACAGGAGGGATTCGGGGTGGAGGGAAAGGGTTTCTTAATCCTTTCAACCTCTGGTATACATACCGGAACGTAGATGCAGACGCCACTCTGGCCACATTTGCTGATTCAGACCTAGGCGCAGGAACGGGTTATGATGGGTTTGAGATTCTTTTCAATTACAAGATTTTGCCTGACCTGTTATTTCAGTTTTTATATCTGGATTTTGATGGTTTTCCCAATAAGGACAATAATGTAACCCGAATGTTTTTTGATGTTGTACTCACTTTTTAA